In one Chitinophaga sancti genomic region, the following are encoded:
- a CDS encoding WD40/YVTN/BNR-like repeat-containing protein translates to MKRLILASLILVGISSRLASQTIPLHFQSYSQQLYVMPGEQFVICTKAGEVAMADSLNGLWHFSQIEPTSTFSSTLENAIFFNRDTGFVSGFIANDGKYNIIYHTKNAGKSWSKVDFRTSGWADCAWNLPNGEAWMTIAGKGVAYSKDYGFTWKTLPVYDAQQRYQTIFFNQKHEGIIGSVWNTIAYTDDNCNTWKKIPSPLDQQAYNKTDKASRPEINKVCIYKDLLLVSEEGMIFYTKKDSISWKYLPGYISFSTDETNTALYLINASNQVVKTDERFQPLLTTPFKERASDLFTRNGQLFLLTDGSILKSDTNGELKKYPMQMAVTKDVQPSQIYSTYGDEIYGSKGNMIYKQKKGKWEYAFTLPFPVTSSEDFSINKNTLVYATTDSIYYYDITKQTTTVTTTKNLLNDFLQHQVTSVIFSTGSQGCFHSYADHLVYELADDLFVLSDNDSWGGKHENKLRAEKEELSREKVVQFAKEVCLHYSRQPVITDMGFSRADYMKCKEDIKNYQQEGNKSTSGFYFARNNLDFDKLIATVDSVKNIDSVTLNNGLLHLNHMFSTTSNWISVLLKNENGMILETTCYYYEANAFYIPWIIKINGGQEVSTSPIIAEFFQYGCPSLLQQRDKVPVLHELVKSLYR, encoded by the coding sequence ATGAAAAGATTGATCCTTGCTTCCCTCATCCTTGTAGGTATATCTTCCAGGCTTGCTTCACAGACAATCCCCCTGCATTTTCAAAGCTATTCACAGCAGCTGTATGTGATGCCTGGTGAGCAATTTGTAATCTGTACAAAAGCAGGTGAGGTAGCAATGGCAGACTCCCTGAATGGATTATGGCATTTCTCGCAAATAGAACCAACATCAACGTTTTCAAGCACCTTAGAAAATGCCATCTTTTTTAACCGGGATACCGGTTTTGTCTCTGGTTTTATTGCCAATGACGGGAAATATAATATCATTTACCATACTAAAAACGCAGGAAAAAGCTGGTCCAAAGTAGATTTTCGCACCAGCGGATGGGCGGATTGTGCATGGAATCTGCCTAACGGAGAAGCCTGGATGACAATAGCCGGGAAAGGAGTAGCATATTCCAAGGATTATGGCTTTACCTGGAAAACCCTGCCAGTGTATGATGCTCAACAACGATATCAGACTATCTTTTTTAACCAGAAACATGAGGGAATTATAGGATCAGTTTGGAATACAATTGCTTATACAGACGACAACTGCAATACCTGGAAAAAGATCCCGTCTCCCCTTGACCAGCAGGCCTACAATAAAACCGATAAGGCCAGCCGTCCGGAAATAAACAAAGTTTGCATCTATAAAGACCTGCTACTGGTCAGTGAAGAAGGGATGATCTTTTATACTAAAAAGGATAGCATCAGCTGGAAATACCTGCCCGGTTACATTTCTTTTAGTACAGATGAAACGAATACAGCTTTATACCTGATTAACGCTTCCAACCAGGTTGTGAAAACCGATGAACGGTTTCAACCCTTATTGACTACGCCTTTCAAGGAAAGAGCAAGTGATTTATTCACCAGGAACGGGCAACTATTCCTGTTGACGGACGGTTCAATACTTAAATCGGACACCAATGGAGAATTAAAAAAATATCCCATGCAGATGGCGGTCACGAAAGATGTTCAGCCATCCCAAATCTACAGCACTTACGGCGATGAAATATATGGATCGAAAGGAAACATGATTTATAAACAAAAAAAAGGGAAATGGGAATATGCCTTTACTTTACCATTCCCAGTCACCAGTTCAGAGGACTTTTCAATCAATAAGAATACGCTCGTTTACGCTACTACGGATTCAATATATTATTATGACATTACGAAGCAAACCACAACAGTTACAACTACCAAAAACCTGTTGAATGACTTTCTTCAACACCAGGTTACGTCCGTGATTTTTTCAACAGGCTCTCAGGGTTGTTTTCATTCCTATGCCGATCACCTGGTGTATGAATTAGCAGATGATCTTTTTGTACTATCAGATAATGATTCATGGGGAGGAAAACATGAAAACAAGCTGCGGGCAGAAAAAGAAGAGTTAAGCAGGGAGAAAGTTGTGCAGTTTGCAAAAGAAGTGTGTCTGCACTATTCCAGGCAACCTGTTATTACGGATATGGGATTTTCCAGGGCTGATTATATGAAATGTAAAGAGGATATAAAAAACTATCAACAGGAGGGTAATAAAAGCACATCAGGCTTCTATTTTGCCAGGAACAATCTCGATTTTGATAAGCTCATTGCCACTGTGGATAGTGTGAAGAACATTGATTCAGTTACCCTCAATAATGGGCTTCTTCATTTAAATCATATGTTTAGCACTACGTCTAATTGGATAAGTGTGTTGCTGAAAAATGAAAATGGGATGATTTTGGAGACTACATGTTATTATTATGAGGCTAATGCATTTTATATCCCATGGATTATTAAGATTAATGGAGGACAGGAAGTATCAACCTCTCCTATTATTGCTGAATTCTTTCAGTATGGATGTCCTTCGTTGCTGCAACAGCGGGATAAGGTGCCGGTATTACACGAGTTGGTAAAAAGTTTGTATAGGTAG
- a CDS encoding AAA family ATPase: MIKRILESVILQRLFKGKAVIIFGPRQSGKSTLTEALLNTQEKEWLYMNGDEADIRELLTNTTSAKLSALVGNKVISWKHSARLYAIEDLYRNIYGIR; the protein is encoded by the coding sequence ATGATAAAAAGAATTTTAGAATCAGTAATCCTACAACGGCTTTTTAAAGGTAAAGCAGTCATCATATTTGGGCCACGGCAATCTGGGAAATCAACATTAACAGAAGCATTGTTAAATACTCAGGAGAAGGAATGGTTGTATATGAATGGAGATGAAGCTGATATAAGAGAACTATTAACAAATACAACTTCAGCAAAACTGAGTGCGCTTGTTGGTAACAAGGTGATAAGCTGGAAGCATTCTGCAAGGTTATATGCAATTGAGGATCTCTACAGAAATATTTATGGAATCCGATGA
- a CDS encoding ATP-binding protein translates to MKLIQRPLYTERVIPFINKQVIKVLAGQRRVGKSYVMLQLMEHIRNTDQNANIIYINMELDDYIHIKTHVDLSTYLEDKFIVGGNNYFFIDEVQEVKEFERTLRSLLAKGICDIYCTGSNANMLSGELATFLSGRYLVFNIHSLSYQEFLQFHQLENKFESLILYLRYGGMPFLSNIGLQEELPYEYLRNVYSTILLKDVVARENIRNVSFLENLVTYLADNTGSLFSASNISKYLKSQRVDISPQLTINYLRALCNTFFVHKVVRSEIGGLKIFEIGEKYYFEDLGLRNAIVGFNQRADIHKLMENAVYLFLIQQNYKVFVGKLGDKEIDFVADKNGAKIYVQVCLTIMDESTANREFGNLLKIEDNYPKYVITLNDLLIGQDNNGIIQKNLMDFLTSEL, encoded by the coding sequence ATGAAACTTATACAAAGGCCATTATATACTGAAAGGGTAATTCCATTTATTAACAAGCAGGTAATCAAGGTGCTGGCTGGGCAACGAAGGGTGGGCAAAAGTTATGTGATGCTCCAATTGATGGAACATATTCGTAATACTGATCAGAATGCTAATATTATTTACATTAACATGGAACTGGATGACTATATCCACATTAAAACCCATGTTGATTTAAGCACTTATCTTGAAGATAAATTTATAGTTGGCGGAAATAATTATTTCTTCATAGATGAGGTACAGGAAGTGAAGGAATTTGAAAGAACCCTTCGTAGTTTGTTGGCGAAGGGTATTTGTGATATTTACTGCACGGGCAGTAATGCAAATATGCTATCAGGTGAATTGGCTACATTTTTGTCTGGCAGATATTTAGTATTCAATATCCATAGTCTGAGTTATCAGGAGTTTTTGCAATTTCACCAACTTGAGAATAAGTTCGAATCACTAATACTTTACCTCAGGTATGGAGGAATGCCCTTTTTAAGTAATATCGGATTGCAGGAAGAGCTACCTTATGAATATCTACGAAATGTTTACTCCACTATTTTGTTAAAAGACGTTGTAGCCCGTGAGAATATCCGGAATGTTTCATTTTTAGAAAATCTGGTAACTTATCTCGCAGACAATACAGGCAGTTTATTTTCTGCCAGCAATATCAGTAAGTATCTTAAATCCCAAAGAGTTGATATCTCTCCGCAGCTAACTATTAACTATCTGCGGGCGTTGTGCAATACCTTCTTTGTACATAAAGTGGTAAGATCAGAAATTGGAGGACTGAAAATATTTGAAATCGGTGAGAAGTATTATTTTGAAGATCTGGGTCTGCGCAATGCAATTGTTGGTTTTAATCAACGTGCGGATATTCATAAACTTATGGAGAATGCTGTTTACTTATTTTTAATACAGCAAAACTATAAAGTCTTCGTTGGGAAGTTAGGTGATAAAGAGATAGATTTTGTTGCAGATAAAAATGGGGCTAAAATCTATGTTCAGGTTTGTCTTACTATTATGGATGAAAGTACTGCCAACAGAGAATTTGGGAATCTGTTAAAAATAGAAGACAATTATCCTAAGTACGTGATTACGTTGAATGATTTGTTAATTGGTCAGGATAATAATGGAATAATTCAAAAAAACCTGATGGATTTCTTAACAAGTGAGCTATAA
- the ltrA gene encoding group II intron reverse transcriptase/maturase, with amino-acid sequence MLEEILDIRNVQKAFKQVTANKGAGGIDGMQTDELRDYLNTNWQTLRTSILEGRYGPQAVKKVEIDKENGGGKRMLGIPTVIDRLITQSISQWLSPQYEGEFSNYSYGFRENRNAHQALYQAQTNLNDGYEWVVELDLDKFFDRVNHDRLMSLLAQKIADKRTLKLLRSYLNCGMMENGVVIERKEGTPQGSPLSPLLSNIVLNELDKELEARSHRFVRYCDDCSIYVKSEKSATRVLSTITEFIEKKLKLKVNRTKSKVSRPIESTLLGFSFYRREKGWAVRIASKSLRKIKEKMKDQTQRKAPGKVKDKIKKMEAIIVGWVNYFRIATAKSRMEELDRLVRTRLRMGIWKQWKRPSTRWKNLKMLGINVGKAYEWSNSRKGYCRIANSAILHRALNNDYFTKQGYVGFANHYYWKTTHQTKLF; translated from the coding sequence ATGCTGGAAGAAATATTAGATATCCGCAATGTACAAAAAGCCTTTAAGCAGGTAACTGCCAATAAAGGAGCGGGGGGTATAGATGGTATGCAGACCGATGAACTTCGTGACTACCTGAATACGAACTGGCAGACGTTGCGGACCAGTATTTTAGAAGGCAGGTACGGCCCCCAGGCAGTTAAGAAAGTAGAAATAGACAAGGAAAATGGCGGCGGTAAAAGAATGTTGGGAATACCTACTGTAATCGACAGGCTAATTACCCAGTCAATATCCCAATGGCTAAGCCCACAGTATGAAGGAGAGTTTTCCAATTATAGCTATGGGTTTAGAGAAAACCGGAACGCTCATCAGGCATTGTATCAGGCACAAACAAACCTGAACGACGGCTATGAATGGGTAGTGGAGTTGGACTTAGACAAGTTTTTCGATCGGGTGAACCATGACCGGCTAATGTCGCTTCTGGCCCAAAAGATAGCTGACAAGAGGACGCTGAAACTACTGCGCTCATACCTGAATTGCGGGATGATGGAAAATGGGGTTGTGATAGAACGTAAGGAAGGCACTCCTCAAGGCAGCCCTCTCTCCCCCCTGCTGAGCAACATTGTTTTAAACGAACTGGACAAAGAGTTAGAGGCAAGAAGCCACCGGTTTGTACGGTATTGCGATGACTGTAGCATCTACGTGAAAAGTGAAAAGTCAGCGACGCGCGTGCTGTCAACAATCACCGAGTTCATAGAAAAGAAGCTAAAGCTAAAAGTAAACCGTACAAAAAGTAAAGTGAGCCGTCCGATAGAGAGTACGCTTCTGGGTTTCTCTTTTTATCGAAGAGAGAAAGGGTGGGCAGTGCGCATTGCATCTAAATCGCTGAGAAAGATTAAAGAGAAGATGAAGGATCAAACGCAGCGTAAAGCCCCCGGCAAAGTGAAAGACAAGATAAAGAAGATGGAGGCCATAATAGTAGGTTGGGTGAATTACTTTCGGATAGCCACGGCCAAAAGCAGAATGGAAGAACTGGACAGGTTGGTAAGAACACGTCTAAGAATGGGAATATGGAAACAATGGAAAAGGCCATCAACACGGTGGAAAAACCTGAAAATGTTGGGAATTAATGTGGGTAAAGCTTATGAGTGGAGCAACAGTCGTAAAGGCTACTGCCGCATTGCAAACAGTGCAATACTGCACCGAGCCTTGAACAACGACTACTTTACTAAACAAGGGTATGTAGGGTTCGCCAATCACTATTACTGGAAAACAACTCACCAAACTAAGTTATTCTGA
- a CDS encoding ATP-binding protein — MIPRNAQYETIQLLEEFPAVAVLGPRQVGKTTLAEAIGTSLSTEPIYLDLESPGDKAKLNDPESYFELHKGKLIILDEIQRVPELFQILRGVIDKHRRQGHKNGQFLILGSASLDLLKQSSESLAGRIAYKELSGILISEINRTDQDQLWLRGGFPDSFLARNDQASLRWRLNFIGTYLERDVPQFGPRIPATTLRLLWTMLAHSQGGQLNIAQIGANLGVAAPTAKRYIELLEDLLLIRTLRPWSGNLGKRLVKAPKIYIRDSGLTHALLNITSMDDLLGHPVIGASWEGFIIENLLSCMPIGASAWFYRTSAGAEIDLVIELGSNKRYAIEIKRSLTPTLSKGFHLGCEDVQATHKFIVYSGKERYPAAHDVTVIPLVDMMNELKNS; from the coding sequence ATGATACCACGTAATGCACAATATGAAACCATTCAACTATTAGAGGAATTTCCGGCGGTAGCTGTTTTAGGTCCAAGACAGGTTGGTAAGACTACATTAGCTGAAGCAATAGGTACCTCATTGTCAACAGAGCCAATCTATCTGGATCTCGAAAGCCCTGGTGACAAAGCAAAGCTAAATGACCCTGAATCATATTTTGAATTACATAAGGGCAAACTTATTATCCTGGACGAAATTCAACGCGTTCCTGAGTTGTTTCAAATTCTACGGGGAGTCATAGACAAGCATCGCAGACAAGGCCACAAAAATGGGCAATTCCTCATTTTGGGTTCAGCATCCCTCGACCTCTTGAAGCAATCATCTGAATCACTTGCAGGTCGCATTGCTTACAAAGAATTATCAGGTATCCTCATTTCTGAAATAAACCGTACAGATCAGGATCAACTTTGGCTTAGAGGTGGTTTTCCTGACAGTTTTCTCGCCAGAAATGATCAGGCTAGTTTAAGATGGCGATTAAATTTTATAGGAACCTATCTCGAAAGGGATGTACCTCAGTTTGGGCCACGAATACCTGCTACTACCTTAAGATTACTCTGGACGATGCTGGCTCACAGTCAGGGAGGACAACTAAATATAGCTCAAATCGGGGCTAATCTTGGTGTGGCAGCCCCTACTGCAAAACGTTATATTGAATTGCTGGAGGATCTGCTACTGATCCGTACACTTAGACCGTGGTCAGGAAACCTTGGCAAACGGCTGGTAAAAGCACCCAAGATATATATACGGGATAGCGGACTAACACATGCTTTACTAAATATAACCTCAATGGACGACCTTTTAGGACATCCCGTTATAGGGGCCAGTTGGGAAGGATTCATTATTGAAAATCTTTTGTCATGCATGCCTATTGGAGCATCAGCCTGGTTTTATCGTACATCTGCAGGAGCTGAAATTGATCTTGTAATTGAGTTAGGCTCAAATAAAAGATATGCAATTGAAATTAAACGTTCGCTGACCCCGACACTATCAAAAGGATTTCATCTGGGATGCGAAGACGTTCAAGCTACTCATAAATTCATTGTTTATTCAGGAAAGGAACGTTATCCTGCAGCTCACGATGTGACTGTAATACCACTAGTAGATATGATGAATG